In Caldilineales bacterium, the sequence ATCGCTTCCACACCCTCGACGAAGCCATCGCCCTGGCCAACGATGTGGACTACGGCTTGCAGGCGGGCATCTTCACCCGCGACCTCCAGGCCGCCTTCCGCGCCGCCCGCGAACTGCACTGCGGTGGGGTGATGATCAACGAGAGCACCGACTACCGCATCGACGCCATGCCCTTCGGCGGCGTCAAAGGCTCTGGCCTGGGACGCGAGGGCATCCGCTTCGCCCTGGACGAAATGACCGAACCGAAAGTCGTTTGTTTCAATCTGTGACGGTTATGTTCAGGTGCGACGCACTTCGCGATCGCGAAGTGCGTCGCACCTCAGTCCACTACAGCAAACACAATTCTCACCCTACTACGCAACACGCAACACGCAACACGCAACACGTAATACGCAACACAAACCGCGCAACAAGGAGCCTCTAGATGTCCACCACAACCACTTTTGCACCCGGAGTCCAGCATTACATCGCCCTGGGCGAGACGATGATGGCGCAGATGGCCGCCCAACGCCAGCGGATGAAAAAGATGCGCTTCGACACCATCGCCGTGCACGGACTGTATGGCATGGACGCCGCCCTCGCCAACCAGGGCAGCATCCTGGAGCCGGCCTATCTCAGCGCCGCCCAGCATTTCGAGAACAGCGACCACATGGAGGCCGCCCTGGCCTATCTGATGCCCGCCTGGGCCTACACCCGCATCGCCAACCCCACCCTCGGCTATCTCGAAGAAACCCTGGCCCTGCTGGAAAGCTACGGCTGCGATGGCGCCGCCAGCGCCTGCGCCACGGGATCGGGCATGGCCGCCATCTTCATGGCCACCAATCCCTTCCTGGCCCAGCCGGGGATGGTCGGAAACGGCCACGACGGTGGGCGGGCGAGCGCACCGGCAGAGAAGATCAACTTCGTCGCCAGCGCCAAATGCTATGGCGGCACCTTCATGCTCTTCAGCCAGCGCTACGCCGCCGATCGCGGGATCGAAGTGCGCTGGGTCAAAGACCCGCTCGACCTGGCCGAATGGCAGAGCAAGATCGACCGCCGCACCCGCTTCGTCTACGGCGAGATGCCCAGCAACCCCGGCCTGGCCCTGTTCGACATCGCCGCCCTGGCCGACATGGCCCATGCCCACGGCATCCCCCTCATCATCGATGCCACCGTCGCCACCCCCGCCCTCATGCGCCCCCTGGCCCACGGCGCCGACATCGTCGTCCACTCGGTCAGCAAGAGCATGGCCAGCAGCGGCTTCGCCATTGCCGGCGTCCTCATTGCCCGCCACAACCTGCCCAGCCGGGTCGGCCCCGACGAAATGCGCCAGAATTTCGCCACCTATGTCAAATTACTGCCCTTCCGCGACCACGGCCCCGCCCTCAGCCCCTTCAACGCCCTAATGGCGATGAACGACCTGCGCACCCTCCGCAGCCGCATGGACATGCTCAGCCGCAACAGCATGACGGTCGCCCGCTTCCTGGCCCAACATCCGGCGGTCGAGGGCGTCTTCTACCCCGGGCTGGAAGACACGCCCGGCCACGATCTGGCCCGGCGCTATATGTGGCTGGCCGACGGCGAATGCG encodes:
- a CDS encoding aminotransferase class I/II-fold pyridoxal phosphate-dependent enzyme encodes the protein MSTTTTFAPGVQHYIALGETMMAQMAAQRQRMKKMRFDTIAVHGLYGMDAALANQGSILEPAYLSAAQHFENSDHMEAALAYLMPAWAYTRIANPTLGYLEETLALLESYGCDGAASACATGSGMAAIFMATNPFLAQPGMVGNGHDGGRASAPAEKINFVASAKCYGGTFMLFSQRYAADRGIEVRWVKDPLDLAEWQSKIDRRTRFVYGEMPSNPGLALFDIAALADMAHAHGIPLIIDATVATPALMRPLAHGADIVVHSVSKSMASSGFAIAGVLIARHNLPSRVGPDEMRQNFATYVKLLPFRDHGPALSPFNALMAMNDLRTLRSRMDMLSRNSMTVARFLAQHPAVEGVFYPGLEDTPGHDLARRYMWLADGECDYGAPVNRYGHLIGFTVKGGAEAARRAFDQFQIIWRATDLGRIKSVATIPAISTHQQQGDAGRALAAVPANLIRLSIGAEHPDDIIADLDQALQKTPVRVMAPAFALA